The Schistocerca cancellata isolate TAMUIC-IGC-003103 chromosome 4, iqSchCanc2.1, whole genome shotgun sequence genome contains a region encoding:
- the LOC126183951 gene encoding uncharacterized protein LOC126183951, which yields MGKTQIWGKRKYGENANMGKTQIWGKRKYGKTQIWGKRKYGENANMGKTQIWGKRKYGENANTGKTQIRGKRKYGENANIGKTQIWGKRKYGENANMGKTQIWGKRKYGENANMGKTQIWGKRKYGENANMGKTEIRGKRKYGENGNMGKTEIWEKRKYGKNANMGKTQIWEKRKYGKKCKYGKTANMGKTQTWEKRKHGKIANMGKTQKWEKRKYGKNANMGKTQIWEKRKYGKNPNMVKTQIWEKPKYGKNQNMAKCKYGKNANVANSLMWQNRK from the coding sequence atggggaaaacgcaaatatggggaaaacgcaaatatggggaaaacgcaaatatggggaaaacgcaaatatggggaaaacgcaaatatgggaaaacgcaaatatggggaaaacgcaaatatggggaaaacgcaaatatggggaaaacgcaaatatggggaaaacgcaaatacggggaaaacgcaaatacggggaaaacgcaaatacggggaaaacgcaaatatggggaaaacgcaaatatagggaaaacgcaaatatggggaaaacgcaaatatggggaaaacgcaaatatggggaaaacgcaaatatggggaaaacgcaaatatggggaaaacgcaaatatggggaaaacgcaaatatggggaaaacgcaaatatggggaaaacgcaaatatggggaaaacggaaatacggggaaaacggaaatatggggaaaacggaaatatgggaaaaacggaaatatgggaaaaacgcaaatatgggaaaaacgcaaatatgggaaaaacgcaaatatgggaaaaacggaaatatgggaaaaaatgcaaatatgggaaaaccgcaaatatgggaaaaacgcaaacatgggaaaaacgcaaacatgggaaaatcgcaaatatgggaaaaacgcaaaaatgggaaaaacgcaaatatgggaaaaacgcaaatatgggaaaaacgcaaatatgggaaaaacgcaaatatgggaaaaacccaaatatggttaaaacgcaaatatgggaaaaacccaaatatgggaaaaaccaaaatatggctaaatgcaaatatggcaaaaacgcaaatgtggcaaattcGCTAatgtggcaaaatcgcaaataa
- the LOC126183952 gene encoding LWamide neuropeptides-like: MGKTQIWGKRKYGENANMGKTQIWGKRKYGENANMGKTQIWGKRKYGENANMGKTQIWGKRKYGDNANMGKTQIWGKRKYGENANMGKTQIWGKRKYGENANMGKTQIWGKRKYGENANMGKTQIWGKRKYGENANMGKTQIWGKRKYGGKYGENANMGKTQIWGKRKYGENANMGKTQIWGKRKYGENANMGKTQIWGKRKYGENANMGKTQIWEKRKYGKNANMGKSQIWEKRKDGKNANMGKTQIWEKRKYGKNANMGKTPIWEKRQYGKNANMGKTQTWEKRKYCKNVNIGKTEIWDKRK; encoded by the coding sequence atggggaaaacgcaaatatggggaaaacgcaaatatggggaaaacgcaaatatggggaaaacgcaaatatggggaaaacgcaaatatggggaaaacgcaaatatggggaaaacgcaaatatggggaaaacgcaaatatggggaaaacgcaaatatggggaaaacgcaaatatggggaaaacgcaaatatggggataacgcaaatatggggaaaacgcaaatatggggaaaacgcaaatatggggaaaacgcaaatatggggaaaacgcaaatatggggaaaacgcaaatatggggaaaacgctaatatggggaaaacgcaaatatggggaaaacgcaaatatggggaaaacgcaaatatggggaaaacgcaaatatggggaaaacgcaaatatggggaaaacgcaaatatggggaaaacgcaaatatggggaaaacgcaaatatgggggcaaatatggggaaaacgcaaatatggggaaaacgcaaatatggggaaaacgcaaatatggggaaaacgcaaatatggggaaaacgcaaatatggggaaaacgcaaatatggggaaaacgcaaatatggggaaaacgcaaatatggggaaaacgcaaatatggggaaaacgcaaatatggggaaaacgcaaatatgggaaaaacggaaatatgggaaaaacgcaaacatgggaaaatcgcaaatatgggaaaaacgcaaagatgggaaaaacgcaaatatgggaaaaacgcaaatatgggaaaaacgcaaatatgggaaaaacgcaaatatgggaaaaacgccaatatgggaaaaacgccaatatgggaaaaacgcaaacatgggaaaaacgcaaacatgggaaaaacgcaagtattgcaaaaacgtaaatataggaaaaacggaaatatgggataaacgcaaataa
- the LOC126183953 gene encoding uncharacterized protein LOC126183953 — MGKTKIWEKRKCGKNANVGKTQMWGKRKCGENANVGKTKIWQKRKYGKNANMAKMQMWQKRKYGENANMGKTQIWGKRKYGENANMGKTQIWGKRKYGENANMGKTQIWGKRKYGENANMGKTQIWGKRKYGENANMGKTQIWGKRKYGENANMGKTQIWGKRKYGENANMGKTQIWGKRKYGENANMGKTQIWGKRKYGENANMGKTQIWGKRKYGENANMGKTQIWGKRKYGENANMGKTEIWEKRKHGKIANMGKTPRWEKRKDGKNANMGKTQIWEKRKHGKNANMGKTQVLQKRKYRKNANMG, encoded by the coding sequence atgggaaaaacgaaaatatgggaaaaacgcaaatgtgggaaaaacgcaaatgtggggaaaacgcaaatgtggggaaaacgcaaatgtggggaaaacgcaaatgtggggaaaacgaaaatatggcaaaaacgcaaatatggcaaaaacgcaaatatggcaaaaatgcaaatgtggcaaaaacgcaaatatggggaaaacgcaaatatggggaaaacgcaaatatggggaaaacgcaaatatggggaaaacgcaaatatggggaaaacgcaaatatggggaaaacgcaaatatggggaaaacgcaaatatggggaaaacgcaaatatggggaaaacgcaaatatggggaaaacgcaaatatggggaaaacgcaaatatggggaaaacgcaaatatggggaaaacgcaaatatggggaaaacgcaaatatggggaaaacgcaaatatggggaaaacgcaaatatggggaaaacgcaaatatggggaaaacgcaaatatggggaaaacgcaaatatggggaaaacgcaaatatggggaaaacgcaaatatggggaaaacgcaaatatggggaaaacgcaaatatggggaaaacgcaaatatggggaaaacgcaaatatggggaaaacgcaaatatggggaaaacgcaaatatggggaaaacgcaaatatggggaaaacgcaaatatggggaaaacgcaaatatggggaaaacgcaaatatgggaaaaacggaaatatgggaaaaacgcaaacatgggaaaatcgcaaatatgggaaaaacgccaagatgggaaaaacgcaaagatgggaaaaacgcaaatatgggaaaaacgcaaatatgggaaaaacgcaaacatgggaaaaacgcaaacatgggaaaaacgcaagtattgcaaaaacgtaaatataggaaaaacgcaaatatgggataa
- the LOC126183954 gene encoding uncharacterized protein LOC126183954, with amino-acid sequence MGKTQIWEKRKYGENANMGKTQIWGKRKYGENANMGKTQIWGKRKYMENANMGKTQIWGKRKYGENANMGKTQIWGKRKYGENANMGKTQIWGKRKYGENANMGKTQIWGKRKYGENANMGKTQIWGKRKYGENANMGKTQIWGKRKYGENANMGKTQIWGKRKYGENANMGKTQIWGKRKYGENANMGKTQIWGKRKYGENANMGKTQIWGKRKYGKKRNMGKTQTWENRKYGKNAKMGKTQKWEKRKYGKNANMGKTQTWEKRKYGKNANMGKTQIWEKRKYGKNANMGKTQIWEKRKYGKNANMGKTQIWEKHKNGRR; translated from the coding sequence atgggaaaaacgcaaatatgggaaaaacgcaaatatggggaaaacgcaaatatggggaaaacgcaaatatggggaaaacgcaaatatggggaaaacgcaaatatggggaaaacgcaaatatggggaaaacgcaaatatatggaaaacgcaaatatggggaaaacgcaaatatggggaaaacgcaaatatggggaaaacgcaaatatggggaaaacgcaaatatggggaaaacgcaaatatggggaaaacgcaaatatggggaaaacgcaaatatggggaaaacgcaaatatggggaaaacgcaaatatggggaaaacgcaaatatggggaaaacgcaaatatggggaaaacgcaaatatggggaaaacgcaaatatggggaaaacgcaaatatggggaaaacgcaaatatggggaaaacgcaaatatggggtaaacgcaaatatggggaaaacgcaaatatggggaaaacgcaaatatggggaaaacgcaaatatggggaaaacgcaaatatggggaaaacgcaaatatggggaaaacgcaaatatggggaaaacgcaaatatggggaaaacgcaaatatggggaaaacgcaaatatggggaaaacgcaaatatggggaaaacgcaaatatggggaaaacgcaaatatgggaaaaaaagaaatatgggaaaaacgcaaacatgggaaaatcgcaaatatgggaaaaacgccaagatgggaaaaacgcaaaaatgggaaaaacgcaaatatgggaaaaacgcaaatatgggaaaaacgcaaacatgggaaaaacgcaaatatgggaaaaacgcaaatatgggaaaaacgcaaatatgggaaaaacgcaaatatgggaaaaacgcaaatatgggaaaaacgcaaatatgggaaaaacgcaaatatgggaaaaacgcaaatatgggaaaaacgcaaatatgggaaaaacacaaaaatgggagaagataa
- the LOC126183956 gene encoding LWamide neuropeptides-like: MGKTEIWEKRKYGKNANMGKTQMWGKRKCGENANVGKTQMWGKRKCGENANVGKTQIWGKRKYGKNANMAKTQIWQKRKYGKNANTTNRKYGKNANMGKTQIWEKRKYGKNANMGKTQIWENRKYGKTANMGKPQIWENRKYGKTANMGKPQIWEKRKHGKNANMGKTQTWEKRKHGKNANMGKTQIWENRKYGKNTNVRKTQIWEKRKYEKNANMGITQVLQKRKYRKDANMGKTQIWEKRK, from the coding sequence atgggaaaaacggaaatatgggaaaaacggaaatatgggaaaaacgcaaatatgggaaaaacgcaaatgtggggaaaacgcaaatgtggggaaaacgcaaatgtggggaaaacgcaaatgtggggaaaacgcaaatgtggggaaaacgcaaatgtggggaaaacgcaaatatggggaaaacgcaaatatggcaaaaacgcaaatatggcaaaaacgcaaatatggcaaaaacgcaaatatggcaaaaacgcaaatacgacaaatcgcaaatatgggaaaaacgcaaatatgggaaaaacgcaaatatgggaaaaacgcaaatatgggaaaaacgcaaatatgggaaaaacgcaaatatgggaaaaccgcaaatatgggaaaaccgcaaatatgggaaaaccgcaaatatgggaaaaccgcaaatatgggaaaaccgcaaatatgggaaaaccgcaaatatgggaaaaacgcaaacatgggaaaaacgcaaacatgggaaaaacgcaaacatgggaaaaacgcaaacatgggaaaaacgcaaacatgggaaaaacgcaaatatgggaaaatcgcaaatatgggaaaaacacaaatgtgagaaaaacgcaaatatgggaaaaacgcaaatatgagaaaaacgcaaatatgggaataacgcaagtattgcaaaaacgtaaatataggaaagacgcaaatatgggaaaaacgcaaatatgggaaaaacgcaaatag